The Neisseria animaloris genome segment CAGCCGCCACCAAACGTGCATTGATGCCCGCCGATTCCAGCTTCACCAGCAAATCGGCGGCCACCCGGCGGGCGTTGCCGGTTTGCGAGGCAGACAGCACGGTAACGCGGCGCGGTTCGGCAGCGGGAGCCGCAGCTTCGGGCGCAGTAAAGGCCGTCTGAACGGAAGCGGTTTCCCCCAACTGGCTCTGCGCCCAACAATAGCCCGACAACCAAGCCAGTTGGGTGGGCGAAAGCGCGGCTAATTGGGCGGGCAGTTCAGGTGGCAGCGGGTTGGCTCGGCTCATGCGGGTTTCCTTTATTCTCTTTATTCAAATTCGGTTTTTTATCGGCGATAACCACATATGAATGCGGTTTTCCACACATTGCCGCCACTTTAAACAGGCTGTCCGAAAAAAGGAAAGAATGGTTGGTTTTAACAAAATGCACTTTCGTTATATCGAATGCCCGCCCGCCTTTTCAGACGGCCAGCCGACACCGCAAAGCGTCGGTCTTTCTTGCCAAACCCCATACAACCCACTAAAGTTAAGGCCGTCTGAAAACCTCTTGTGAGAAAACCATGCTTTTCGTTTTATCTCCCGCCAAAAACCTCAACGAAAAAGACCCCGCTCCGATTACCCGGCACACACAACCCGCTCTGCTCGGAGAAGCAGAAAAACTGATGACCGAACTGCGCCTGCTCGCCCCTCAGCAGCTTGCCGAGTTGATGCACGTTTCCGACAAAATCGCCCTACTCAACGCCGAACGCAACAGCGCGTGGCACACCCCGTTCACACCCGAAAACGCCAAACAAGCGGTTTATATGTTTAACGGCGACGTATACGAAGGCTTGAATGCCGCATCGCTAAACCAAACCGCCGTCGATTACCTGCAAAACCACGTGTGCCTGCTTTCCGGTTTATACGGCGTATTGCGCCCGCTCGACCTGATGCAGCCCTACCGTTTGGAAATGGGCACTCCGTTCGCCAATTCGCGCGGCAAAAACCTTTATGAATTCTGGGGCGGAAAAATCACCGGTAATCTTAATCAAATCCTTGACGAAAAAGGCA includes the following:
- the yaaA gene encoding peroxide stress protein YaaA; the encoded protein is MLFVLSPAKNLNEKDPAPITRHTQPALLGEAEKLMTELRLLAPQQLAELMHVSDKIALLNAERNSAWHTPFTPENAKQAVYMFNGDVYEGLNAASLNQTAVDYLQNHVCLLSGLYGVLRPLDLMQPYRLEMGTPFANSRGKNLYEFWGGKITGNLNQILDEKGSDTLINLASQEYFKAVDTKNLKANIITPVFKDEKNGQYKIISFYAKRARGLMVRYAAEHAVTEPEQLKNFDYEGYAFNAAASSEKEWVFLRKEQIK